A genomic region of Nitrosomonas ureae contains the following coding sequences:
- the ppx gene encoding exopolyphosphatase, which translates to MDESYAAVDLGSNSFHMIVASQVDGRLLIIDRMKEMVRLASGLNDKQELSKESMQQALECLQRFGQRIQEIPLLNVRAVGTNTLRQARNGNVFLSQAHSALGHPVEIIAGREEARLIYLGVAHSLYDEINKRLVIDIGGGSTELVIGRGFDTYATESLYMGCVNMGQRFFDDGKIKAKKMRKAVLFAMQELESIETAYKKTGWDVALGSSGTIIAVRDVVQAQGWCDSGITASALTKLLETLIAIGDSAAIDFAGIPERRKPVFASGVAILYGVFEALNLEQINVSEGALREGLLYDLIGRMHNEDIRDKTIEIVMQRYSIDTEQANRVKDTAEKFFHQVKTDWELDEKTDLKLLVWGALIHEIGLSVAHSQYHQHGAYLTAHSDLAGFSRQEQIKLAMLVRSHRRKFPLEEFESLALSVKTSVIRLCILLRLAVVLHRSRSNSGLPEIHMDVSKNRITLDFPSEWLDQHPLTFADLNTEQGFLQAADIKLIFN; encoded by the coding sequence ATGGATGAATCCTACGCTGCTGTTGATTTAGGTTCAAACAGTTTTCACATGATTGTGGCAAGCCAGGTGGATGGTCGTTTGCTGATTATCGATCGCATGAAGGAAATGGTTCGGTTAGCTTCGGGATTGAATGATAAGCAGGAATTGTCGAAGGAATCCATGCAACAGGCTTTGGAATGCTTACAGCGATTTGGTCAACGGATCCAAGAAATTCCACTTTTGAATGTTCGCGCTGTGGGTACGAATACACTTCGTCAGGCTCGGAATGGCAACGTTTTTTTGTCGCAGGCACACAGTGCACTGGGCCATCCGGTAGAGATCATAGCGGGACGTGAAGAGGCAAGACTGATTTATTTAGGTGTTGCGCACAGTTTATATGATGAGATTAACAAACGTCTGGTGATTGATATCGGGGGCGGGAGTACGGAATTAGTCATTGGCCGGGGTTTCGATACTTATGCAACTGAAAGTTTGTATATGGGGTGTGTCAATATGGGTCAGCGTTTCTTTGATGATGGTAAGATAAAAGCCAAGAAAATGCGCAAAGCCGTATTGTTTGCCATGCAGGAATTGGAATCCATTGAAACGGCTTATAAAAAGACAGGCTGGGATGTTGCGTTGGGTTCTTCCGGCACTATCATAGCAGTGCGGGATGTAGTGCAAGCGCAAGGTTGGTGCGATTCAGGCATTACCGCTTCTGCCTTGACGAAATTATTGGAAACCTTAATTGCGATTGGCGATAGTGCAGCGATTGATTTTGCAGGCATCCCGGAACGTAGAAAACCGGTTTTTGCCAGCGGTGTAGCGATTTTATACGGGGTTTTTGAGGCACTTAATCTGGAACAGATCAATGTCTCCGAAGGTGCATTGCGTGAGGGTTTACTGTATGACCTGATCGGCAGGATGCATAATGAGGATATCAGAGATAAAACCATTGAAATCGTTATGCAGAGATACAGTATCGATACCGAGCAAGCAAATCGGGTTAAAGATACGGCGGAGAAATTTTTCCATCAGGTGAAAACCGATTGGGAATTAGACGAAAAAACAGATCTGAAATTGTTGGTGTGGGGGGCGCTGATCCATGAAATCGGCTTATCCGTTGCGCATAGTCAGTATCACCAACATGGTGCATATTTAACCGCCCATTCCGATTTGGCAGGATTCTCCCGGCAGGAGCAAATCAAACTGGCGATGCTGGTGCGTAGCCATCGACGTAAATTTCCACTGGAGGAATTTGAATCACTGGCCCTTTCAGTAAAAACGTCAGTGATCAGGCTGTGTATTCTGTTAAGGCTGGCTGTAGTATTGCATCGTAGCCGCTCCAATAGCGGTTTGCCGGAAATTCATATGGATGTGAGCAAAAACCGCATTACTTTGGATTTCCCGTCAGAGTGGTTGGATCAGCACCCCTTAACATTCGCTGACCTGAATACTGAGCAAGGATTTTTACAGGCAGCTGATATTAAATTGATATTCAACTGA
- a CDS encoding PepSY domain-containing protein, with the protein MKTQFRITMILATLWIALGPVHASENEVSKDQVPKTVLEAFEKSYPNAKEVEFEQGMIEGKTVYEIEYKENGREYEIMYDADGEILQKEESIDMETLPEPVAQAIAKAYPKATLEEAEKVMNPDGTVTGYEVEIMSEGKKFELQVDTYGKILKTEQN; encoded by the coding sequence ATGAAAACGCAATTCCGAATTACGATGATACTGGCTACGCTATGGATTGCACTGGGTCCGGTGCATGCTAGCGAAAATGAAGTGAGCAAAGATCAAGTGCCCAAAACTGTACTCGAAGCTTTTGAGAAGTCTTATCCCAATGCCAAAGAAGTAGAATTCGAGCAGGGGATGATCGAAGGTAAAACTGTTTATGAAATTGAATACAAAGAAAATGGCCGGGAATATGAAATTATGTATGATGCCGATGGAGAGATTCTGCAGAAAGAAGAATCGATCGATATGGAAACGCTGCCCGAACCTGTAGCTCAAGCCATTGCCAAAGCATACCCAAAAGCCACTCTTGAAGAAGCTGAGAAAGTAATGAACCCGGATGGGACAGTGACAGGTTACGAAGTGGAAATAATGTCCGAAGGGAAAAAATTTGAACTTCAAGTAGATACCTACGGAAAGATTCTGAAAACCGAGCAGAACTAA
- a CDS encoding glycosyltransferase family 1 protein, whose product MTQAQLTFYDTSRAYYASYYLQGFDELSRNGKLQIRIAHSLPKRLKPAIQDADWEHLLFAMALFKFQQGNHEWYFCIDTHDVNSVNVANHSGGYHLPLLQNVDVYFKVNYNPDQIEYTPILKDFRRKIFSVSQFFPIKPGSFLSLSRRLLLTPKLFGFRPGVNYNVPYKDYLTDAKFRLRDLKNFQSLEQILAHRATAKDIDIFFVTSFRQNARHAAVMNHRYQVIKKLSSIASLNTATGFSSEKALPEKYAEVFYPRLDQENYLETLARAKVVIYTQGIAGCLSSKFGLAMALGVAVIGEPLENNPDLLIANPHLKEQFSYSNPDDIVAHAVQLATNPEQARTLGALNAAMFDNQLAPRPTAEYILQALQKFQF is encoded by the coding sequence ATGACCCAAGCGCAACTTACTTTCTACGACACATCGCGCGCCTATTATGCAAGCTATTATCTGCAGGGCTTCGATGAATTATCAAGAAACGGCAAACTGCAAATCAGAATCGCACATTCTCTTCCGAAACGCTTGAAGCCCGCTATACAGGATGCCGATTGGGAACATTTATTGTTTGCGATGGCACTTTTCAAATTTCAGCAAGGAAATCACGAATGGTATTTCTGCATTGATACGCATGATGTCAATTCAGTCAACGTTGCGAATCATAGTGGCGGATATCATCTGCCTTTACTACAGAACGTTGACGTTTATTTCAAGGTTAACTATAACCCCGATCAAATCGAGTACACACCCATACTGAAGGACTTTCGTAGAAAAATTTTCAGTGTCTCACAGTTTTTTCCAATAAAACCGGGGTCGTTCCTGTCACTTAGCCGCAGATTGTTGTTGACTCCGAAGCTGTTTGGATTTAGACCCGGTGTTAATTATAATGTACCTTATAAGGATTATTTAACGGATGCCAAGTTTCGTTTGCGCGACCTGAAAAATTTTCAGTCATTGGAACAAATTTTAGCTCATCGAGCGACTGCAAAAGATATTGACATTTTTTTTGTAACCAGTTTCCGTCAGAATGCCCGCCATGCAGCGGTCATGAACCATCGGTATCAGGTTATCAAGAAACTTTCCAGTATAGCCTCACTTAACACAGCCACAGGTTTTTCAAGCGAAAAAGCATTACCGGAGAAATATGCTGAGGTATTTTATCCACGATTGGATCAAGAAAACTATCTGGAAACCTTGGCGCGCGCCAAGGTTGTTATTTATACGCAAGGTATTGCAGGTTGCTTATCTTCCAAGTTTGGCTTGGCCATGGCGCTTGGGGTCGCTGTTATCGGTGAACCTCTGGAAAATAACCCAGACTTGTTAATCGCAAACCCGCACTTGAAAGAACAGTTTTCTTACTCAAATCCGGATGATATCGTTGCGCATGCAGTTCAGCTCGCAACAAATCCGGAACAAGCGCGAACATTAGGCGCTTTGAATGCAGCCATGTTCGATAATCAACTCGCTCCCCGCCCTACTGCAGAATATATACTCCAGGCACTGCAAAAGTTTCAATTTTGA
- a CDS encoding PQQ-dependent sugar dehydrogenase: MLLIFSFLLLPVAQAQRIQTEFDVLLVAEGLQFPWGMAFMPNGNLLVTEKIGQLRIITPDGRVSEPIKGIPAVLVQQQGGLLDIALDPGFSKNHLIYLSYSEPEGSKASTAVARAELKNGSLENLQVIFRQWPKTEGGVHFGSRLIFAPDGNLFITLGDRGDYSEEAQQLSNHIGKIIRIRPDGTVPSDNPFVNDPKAKPEIWSYGHRSVQGAAIHPKSGELWIHEHGPKGGDEINIPQPGKNYGWPKASYGNHYNDIPIKNEHAEQGFEEPIHYWTPSIAPSGMVFYTGKQFLGWRDNLFIGTLAGRHLVRLSTNNKKIINEEKLLINTLRFRDVEQGPDGALYLLTDEENGKLLKLTPK; this comes from the coding sequence ATGCTTTTGATTTTCAGTTTCCTCTTACTGCCAGTTGCACAAGCCCAACGTATCCAAACCGAGTTTGATGTCTTGTTAGTAGCCGAAGGTTTACAGTTTCCTTGGGGTATGGCATTTATGCCGAATGGTAATCTGTTGGTAACAGAAAAAATTGGACAATTGCGCATAATCACACCGGATGGTCGTGTTTCCGAACCAATCAAAGGTATCCCTGCCGTATTGGTTCAACAACAAGGCGGTTTGCTGGATATTGCGCTGGATCCGGGGTTTTCTAAAAACCATCTGATTTATTTATCGTACTCTGAGCCGGAAGGATCAAAAGCCAGTACCGCAGTAGCCAGAGCCGAACTAAAAAACGGTAGCCTGGAAAACTTGCAAGTAATTTTCCGCCAGTGGCCGAAGACTGAGGGCGGTGTACACTTTGGTTCACGCTTGATATTCGCACCGGATGGGAATCTTTTTATCACACTGGGTGATCGTGGAGATTATTCGGAAGAAGCACAGCAGTTGAGTAACCATATTGGCAAAATAATCCGTATCCGCCCTGACGGAACTGTCCCTTCTGACAATCCATTTGTTAACGACCCAAAAGCCAAACCGGAAATTTGGTCGTATGGCCATCGCAGTGTTCAGGGTGCTGCTATACATCCCAAAAGCGGCGAGCTCTGGATTCATGAGCATGGTCCGAAAGGCGGCGATGAAATCAATATTCCGCAACCAGGTAAAAATTACGGTTGGCCTAAAGCCAGCTATGGCAATCATTACAATGACATTCCAATCAAGAATGAACATGCGGAACAAGGCTTTGAAGAGCCAATTCACTATTGGACTCCATCAATCGCACCTTCCGGCATGGTGTTTTATACTGGAAAGCAGTTTCTGGGATGGCGTGACAACTTGTTTATCGGCACACTGGCAGGACGACATCTGGTCCGGTTATCAACAAATAATAAAAAAATTATTAATGAAGAAAAATTATTAATCAATACCTTACGTTTTCGCGATGTAGAGCAAGGACCAGATGGCGCCTTGTATTTACTGACGGATGAGGAAAACGGCAAACTTCTAAAACTAACACCGAAGTAA
- a CDS encoding sigma-70 family RNA polymerase sigma factor, with amino-acid sequence MMMPVENWTQELSTLFIINRVQLRRAAYKILGDWDLSDDIVQDAYIKVTEVSAMQNVKQPLAYLFQVVRNLAIDRYRRGIFETELFKSEEEGLFVQALTGMPETNAINRQHLTLMAQALAKLPERTKRVFMLYRLDGYTHRMIADELNISTSLANILIHEATEHCKGILLK; translated from the coding sequence ATGATGATGCCTGTAGAAAACTGGACTCAGGAATTGAGTACATTGTTCATTATTAATCGCGTGCAATTGCGTCGCGCCGCATACAAAATTTTGGGGGACTGGGATCTCTCGGATGATATCGTGCAAGATGCTTATATTAAAGTGACCGAAGTTTCGGCAATGCAGAATGTCAAGCAACCATTGGCCTACCTGTTTCAAGTTGTACGTAATTTAGCGATTGATCGTTATCGGCGCGGTATATTTGAAACAGAGTTGTTTAAGTCTGAGGAAGAAGGATTGTTCGTTCAGGCCTTGACCGGAATGCCGGAAACTAATGCAATCAACCGTCAGCACCTTACATTGATGGCACAGGCTTTAGCCAAACTTCCTGAGCGGACAAAGCGGGTTTTTATGCTTTATCGTTTAGATGGATATACCCATCGAATGATTGCGGATGAACTGAATATCTCAACTTCATTGGCCAATATCCTTATTCATGAGGCAACAGAACATTGCAAGGGTATTCTTTTAAAATAA
- the ppk1 gene encoding polyphosphate kinase 1, protein MIDTVDLKDPALYINRELSLLEFNRRVIEQVKDETLPLLERLRFLCIASTNLDEFFEIRVAGLKQQIKYGSVQTGPDNLSPTEVLSRVSETAHQLVLEQYCVWNNMIIPALAKDKIRLLRRAQWKLQTSRWIHRYFKEEVLPVLSPIGLDPAHPFPRVLNKNLYFIISLEGKDAFGRDSGMAIVQAPRSLPRVVAIPAKYSEENHDFVMLSSIIHAHVTDLFPGMNVIGCYQFKVTRNSDLLIDDDEIDDLLRALEGELPSRRFSDAVRLEVADNCPDPLSSFLLQKFELQQNDLYRVTGPVNLNRLLAICDLVDRPELKFTGFTPNIPKRLVKNTNIFDVLHNGDILLYHPFQSFTPVIDFLRQAAVDPGVLSIKQTLYRTGIDSAIVEALKIAARAGKEVTVVIELRARFDEEANIGLASELQQVGAHVVYGVVNYKTHSKMILVVRREGRTLRRYVHLGTGNYHARTARLYTDYGLLTCDKAIGEDVNKLFHQLTGLGRAGKLKKLLQSPFTLHKGILSYIDKEISAAGEGKKAWIIAKMNALVDPEIIVALYKASQAGVKIDLIIRGICCLRPGIKDVSENITVRSIVGRFLEHTRVYYFQNGGDDEEVVFCSSADWMTRNLHHRVEVCFPIEEKRTSDTVIELGLLSYLSDNTQAWLLQSDGSYKRSKPGTSKPRSAQQLLLEHYCDH, encoded by the coding sequence TTGATAGATACTGTTGACCTCAAAGACCCTGCGCTTTATATCAATCGCGAACTGAGCCTGCTGGAATTCAACCGCCGTGTGATCGAACAAGTCAAAGATGAGACCCTTCCGCTATTAGAGAGATTAAGGTTTCTATGCATTGCCAGTACCAATCTGGACGAATTCTTTGAGATACGTGTAGCTGGATTAAAGCAGCAGATTAAATACGGCTCGGTGCAAACGGGACCGGACAACCTGTCTCCGACGGAAGTACTGTCGCGCGTCAGTGAAACCGCGCATCAGCTCGTGCTGGAACAATATTGTGTATGGAATAACATGATCATACCTGCGCTGGCTAAGGATAAAATCAGACTACTGCGTCGCGCACAATGGAAACTGCAAACCAGCCGTTGGATACATCGCTATTTTAAAGAAGAAGTATTGCCCGTGCTAAGTCCGATCGGCCTGGATCCGGCTCATCCTTTTCCCAGGGTTCTTAACAAGAATCTATATTTCATCATTTCGCTGGAAGGAAAAGATGCTTTCGGACGTGACTCAGGCATGGCCATTGTTCAAGCTCCGCGCTCATTGCCGAGAGTTGTGGCCATCCCAGCCAAATATAGCGAAGAGAATCATGATTTTGTGATGCTTTCTTCGATTATCCATGCACATGTCACTGATCTTTTCCCTGGCATGAATGTCATCGGTTGCTATCAATTCAAAGTTACGCGTAATAGCGACTTACTGATTGACGATGATGAAATTGACGATTTGTTGCGCGCTCTCGAAGGTGAATTACCTTCGCGCAGATTTAGCGATGCAGTGCGATTGGAAGTCGCAGATAACTGCCCGGATCCTCTCAGCTCTTTTTTGTTACAGAAATTTGAATTACAGCAGAATGATCTTTATCGAGTAACCGGACCGGTCAACTTGAATCGCTTATTGGCAATCTGTGACTTGGTAGACCGCCCGGAATTAAAATTTACCGGCTTTACACCTAACATTCCTAAGCGCCTAGTCAAAAATACCAACATCTTTGATGTCCTGCACAATGGTGATATTTTGTTGTATCACCCATTTCAATCATTTACACCTGTTATAGATTTTTTACGGCAAGCAGCCGTTGACCCCGGCGTGCTTTCGATCAAGCAAACGCTTTATCGCACCGGAATTGATTCTGCAATTGTTGAAGCACTCAAAATAGCTGCACGCGCAGGAAAAGAAGTCACCGTAGTTATTGAATTGCGAGCCAGATTCGATGAAGAAGCCAATATCGGGCTAGCCAGTGAATTACAGCAAGTTGGCGCACATGTGGTATATGGCGTGGTTAATTATAAGACCCACAGCAAGATGATTTTGGTTGTCAGAAGAGAAGGCCGTACTTTACGGCGTTATGTGCATTTAGGAACTGGTAACTATCATGCACGAACTGCGCGCTTGTATACCGACTATGGATTGTTGACCTGCGACAAAGCTATCGGTGAAGATGTTAACAAATTGTTTCATCAATTGACCGGTTTGGGACGGGCGGGTAAATTAAAGAAACTTTTACAGTCACCTTTTACGCTGCATAAAGGGATATTAAGCTATATCGATAAGGAAATCAGTGCTGCGGGTGAGGGGAAAAAAGCCTGGATTATTGCTAAAATGAACGCCTTGGTTGATCCGGAAATTATTGTAGCGTTATATAAAGCCTCTCAAGCCGGTGTCAAAATCGACCTGATCATTCGTGGCATATGCTGTCTGCGCCCCGGTATCAAGGATGTTTCAGAGAATATAACTGTCCGTTCCATTGTGGGTCGTTTTCTGGAGCATACACGCGTTTATTATTTCCAAAATGGCGGTGATGATGAAGAAGTGGTATTTTGTTCCAGCGCTGACTGGATGACACGAAATTTGCATCACCGAGTGGAAGTTTGTTTTCCGATTGAAGAAAAACGCACCAGCGACACAGTCATCGAACTTGGATTATTAAGTTATCTCTCCGACAATACACAAGCCTGGCTGCTACAAAGTGATGGTTCGTATAAACGCTCAAAACCGGGCACTTCGAAACCACGCTCTGCGCAACAACTTCTCCTGGAGCATTATTGTGATCATTGA
- a CDS encoding aldolase/citrate lyase family protein has translation MSYGSDFVLTLFTNDPDLARAGNAAGINRIGLDLERMGKEHRQDAKKAWISNHQMHELEAIRDQLTQSALFTRINPIHAGSRDEINYLIDQGVSVLMLPMFRTLKEAATFIELVDGRAFVSLLVETAAAAIRLREVVKLPGIGEIHFGLNDMYLDMKLSNHFEVLTSGFLDRLTDIASEAGVPYGFAGIGRLNDSRLPIPSDLIYAQYPRLGATRALVARVFYTPDFHALNLTHEVNTARAKLDQWHQAGADQQTAALTMLRTKVTEWAV, from the coding sequence ATGAGCTATGGCAGCGACTTTGTTCTCACATTATTTACCAATGATCCGGATCTGGCACGCGCTGGCAATGCGGCCGGCATTAATCGTATTGGCCTTGATCTGGAAAGAATGGGTAAAGAGCATCGCCAGGATGCCAAGAAAGCATGGATTTCTAATCATCAGATGCATGAACTGGAGGCTATCCGTGATCAATTGACGCAGTCGGCGTTATTTACACGTATCAATCCGATTCATGCCGGCTCACGCGATGAAATCAATTATTTGATCGACCAAGGAGTCAGCGTGCTGATGTTGCCAATGTTTCGCACGCTTAAAGAAGCGGCCACTTTCATTGAACTCGTGGATGGCCGTGCCTTTGTCTCTTTATTGGTTGAAACGGCAGCAGCTGCTATTCGTCTGCGTGAAGTTGTCAAGCTTCCAGGTATTGGTGAGATCCACTTCGGCTTAAATGATATGTATTTGGATATGAAGCTCTCCAATCATTTTGAGGTGCTAACCTCCGGCTTTCTCGATAGACTGACTGATATTGCATCTGAAGCGGGTGTGCCTTATGGTTTTGCAGGCATTGGCCGACTTAACGATAGCCGTTTGCCAATACCCAGCGATTTAATCTATGCTCAATATCCGCGGCTTGGCGCAACGCGTGCACTGGTTGCACGGGTATTTTATACCCCTGATTTTCACGCACTGAACCTGACCCATGAAGTCAATACCGCGCGCGCCAAGCTGGATCAGTGGCATCAAGCCGGAGCGGATCAGCAAACTGCCGCTTTGACAATGTTGCGCACTAAAGTTACTGAGTGGGCTGTTTGA
- a CDS encoding cupin domain-containing protein, protein MLIKDAIKDQQTVTSEGESTNTLLAGVKKHEAPNIITSNGITTELYRPEWDIGPEQIRHMIHAILRPGAISAWHMHEFQIDTIFVINGAIKLVLYDDRADSATKGQLNVFHMSRLRPTLITIPPGIWHGLQNLDYSESSFINYFNNPYVYSGPDEWRLPADTDKIPYQFK, encoded by the coding sequence ATGCTAATAAAAGACGCAATCAAAGATCAACAGACGGTAACTTCAGAAGGGGAATCGACAAACACCCTACTGGCAGGAGTAAAAAAACACGAAGCACCCAATATCATCACATCCAACGGTATCACCACAGAGCTTTACCGTCCGGAATGGGATATTGGTCCGGAACAGATACGGCATATGATTCATGCCATACTGCGCCCCGGTGCTATCAGCGCGTGGCATATGCATGAATTTCAGATAGATACGATCTTTGTGATCAACGGAGCGATAAAACTGGTTCTGTATGATGATCGCGCTGATTCAGCGACAAAGGGACAACTCAACGTCTTTCACATGAGTCGCTTGAGACCCACGTTGATCACTATTCCTCCTGGTATCTGGCACGGTTTGCAAAATTTGGATTATTCTGAAAGTAGCTTTATTAACTACTTTAATAACCCTTATGTTTATTCTGGTCCGGACGAATGGCGATTACCCGCTGATACCGACAAAATTCCTTATCAATTCAAGTAA
- a CDS encoding TonB-dependent receptor family protein: MGYFSRTRYLLDFQAVLLVLLLLTNASWAQEPKIIPSVILDPISITATRSERSPALIPNSITQIKPDPQQSFQPGATLDEFARGTPGVFFQNQFNFTQDLRIAIRGFGARSPFGVRGIQMRVDGIPQTLPDGQTQLDSIDPSLIERMDIVRGPSAALYGNASGGLIDITTREAPQEKFVIMPRQVLGQYGYLKSELFMGGRNGNFGYSLFGSHLQQDGWRNHSAMQNTSSQAKLNFQTSSNSDLMLAFREFYSPLSKDPGALTSSEVRDNPRQASSRNVQYNAGEEIRQEDIGARFRHRLSSGKEFTVTAHMLHRDFQSRQPFFDGGQVQFDRLVGGLMMQFVNDHELFNRPNRFLIGVDYGIQNDDRQRFNNNFGMRDALNLSQIERVQSVGPFVRNEWNIADKLDLVLGGRWDWLHYQVKDRFKSDGNESGSRTVSQGSGSAGLVYHLTDQQQLYAHIASVFEAPTTTELLNNPAGRGGFNPNLNAQTSLSNELGFRGNTAGFQYDTAVFFIRTWDEITPFELTSSPGRAFFRNAGQSRRMGVEARLATPEWQGLRGEISYTFSDFAFEKYIVNDMNLKGNVFPGIPTHRWEGLLRYSHPFGFFGQLHVHRVGEFYVNDINTATNPAYNLGQLLFGWELKRNWIEGSVFLGINNLFDAQYNANTRVNAALGRYYEPGPPLNLFGGIRMRIVVF, from the coding sequence ATGGGTTATTTTTCGCGCACGCGATACTTGCTTGATTTTCAAGCCGTACTACTTGTTTTATTACTGCTAACGAATGCCAGCTGGGCGCAAGAACCCAAAATCATCCCATCTGTTATCCTGGATCCCATCAGCATTACCGCCACCCGCAGTGAACGTTCACCTGCACTAATTCCCAACAGTATCACGCAAATCAAACCTGACCCACAGCAGAGTTTTCAGCCAGGGGCGACATTGGATGAATTTGCGCGCGGCACCCCAGGGGTTTTCTTTCAGAATCAATTTAATTTTACGCAGGATTTACGCATCGCGATTCGCGGCTTTGGTGCACGATCACCATTTGGCGTGCGTGGCATTCAAATGCGCGTGGATGGCATTCCGCAAACCTTGCCGGATGGGCAAACACAACTGGATTCGATCGATCCATCGCTGATTGAGCGCATGGATATCGTACGTGGTCCTTCGGCAGCGTTATATGGCAATGCATCCGGGGGATTGATCGACATCACCACGCGCGAAGCACCGCAAGAAAAATTCGTCATCATGCCGCGCCAGGTACTGGGTCAGTATGGTTATCTGAAGTCTGAACTGTTCATGGGAGGCCGCAACGGAAATTTCGGCTACAGCCTGTTTGGTTCTCATTTGCAGCAAGACGGTTGGCGTAATCATAGTGCAATGCAAAATACTTCTTCACAAGCCAAACTGAATTTCCAAACCAGTAGCAATTCGGATTTGATGCTGGCATTTCGCGAATTTTACTCACCGTTATCCAAAGATCCGGGCGCGTTAACCAGCAGCGAAGTACGCGACAATCCCAGACAAGCTTCCTCACGGAACGTGCAATACAACGCTGGAGAAGAAATCCGGCAGGAAGATATAGGTGCGCGTTTTCGTCACAGACTGTCTAGCGGAAAAGAATTTACCGTGACGGCACACATGCTTCATCGGGATTTTCAAAGCCGTCAACCTTTTTTCGATGGAGGGCAAGTGCAATTTGATCGCCTAGTGGGCGGGTTGATGATGCAGTTTGTTAACGATCATGAATTGTTCAACCGTCCCAACCGTTTTCTGATCGGTGTCGATTACGGCATACAAAATGATGATCGACAGCGCTTTAATAACAACTTTGGCATGCGCGATGCATTAAATTTAAGTCAGATCGAGCGTGTACAAAGCGTCGGGCCATTTGTACGCAATGAATGGAATATTGCCGATAAGCTCGATCTGGTACTTGGCGGCCGCTGGGATTGGTTGCATTATCAAGTCAAAGATCGATTTAAAAGCGATGGAAATGAATCCGGCTCGCGCACGGTATCGCAAGGCAGCGGTTCCGCAGGGCTTGTGTACCATCTTACCGATCAACAGCAACTCTATGCGCATATTGCATCCGTCTTTGAAGCGCCGACCACGACCGAATTACTTAACAATCCTGCAGGAAGAGGTGGATTCAATCCGAATCTGAATGCGCAAACATCGCTCAGCAATGAACTTGGTTTTCGCGGCAACACGGCAGGATTTCAGTACGACACCGCAGTATTTTTTATCCGTACTTGGGATGAAATCACACCATTTGAGTTAACTTCATCGCCCGGCCGTGCATTCTTCCGGAATGCCGGGCAATCACGGCGAATGGGTGTGGAGGCACGTCTCGCCACACCGGAATGGCAAGGTTTGCGGGGAGAAATCAGTTACACATTCTCCGATTTTGCATTCGAAAAATACATAGTCAACGACATGAACCTGAAGGGTAACGTTTTTCCCGGTATCCCTACGCACCGGTGGGAAGGACTACTACGTTACTCACACCCTTTTGGTTTCTTCGGCCAATTGCATGTGCATCGGGTCGGTGAGTTTTATGTCAATGACATTAATACCGCAACCAATCCAGCCTATAATCTGGGACAATTACTCTTCGGCTGGGAATTGAAGCGTAATTGGATCGAAGGTTCAGTGTTTCTCGGTATCAACAACCTGTTCGATGCGCAATATAATGCCAATACACGCGTCAATGCAGCACTGGGTCGCTATTACGAACCGGGGCCACCGCTCAATCTGTTTGGCGGAATACGGATGCGCATTGTCGTATTCTAG